From Pararhodobacter zhoushanensis, the proteins below share one genomic window:
- a CDS encoding LysE family translocator, with the protein MDMMSISVFALALMVAAGTPGPSIGALVSRVLARGWRDVLPFVAAMWLGEVAWLLAALAGLTTLAQSFHLAFVVLKWAGVAYLVWMAVQMWRAPGQAGEGALPRRGSAWSMFGAGLAVTLGNPKIMVFYLALLPTLVDLRATGWGEAAVLAGVTLVTLAVVDLGWIALAQRARALLRTPRAVRLTNRASALVMGGAAAAIAAKA; encoded by the coding sequence ATGGATATGATGTCTATATCGGTGTTTGCGCTGGCCTTGATGGTGGCGGCGGGCACGCCCGGTCCCAGCATTGGGGCGCTGGTGTCGCGGGTGCTGGCGCGTGGCTGGCGCGATGTGCTGCCCTTCGTGGCCGCGATGTGGCTAGGCGAGGTGGCGTGGCTGCTCGCCGCGCTGGCCGGGCTGACCACATTGGCGCAGAGCTTCCATCTGGCTTTTGTGGTGCTCAAATGGGCGGGTGTTGCCTATTTGGTCTGGATGGCAGTGCAGATGTGGCGCGCGCCGGGGCAGGCGGGTGAGGGGGCGCTGCCGCGTCGCGGCTCGGCGTGGTCAATGTTCGGCGCGGGGCTGGCGGTGACGCTGGGCAACCCCAAGATCATGGTGTTCTATCTGGCGCTTTTGCCGACGCTGGTCGATCTGCGGGCGACGGGCTGGGGCGAGGCGGCGGTGCTGGCCGGGGTGACGCTGGTCACGCTGGCCGTGGTTGATCTGGGATGGATCGCGCTGGCGCAGCGGGCGCGCGCCTTGCTGCGCACGCCGCGCGCGGTCAGGCTGACGAACCGGGCCAGCGCGCTGGTTATGGGCGGCGCGGCGGCGGCGATCGCGGCCAAGGCCTGA
- a CDS encoding methyltetrahydrofolate cobalamin methyltransferase: MTRTVLESATKTVIIGFDEPFCVIGERINPTGRKKLAAELELDDFSTVERDALEQVICGATVLDINSGAVFTNKMASDPRYADNNFVEPPLMKLLIERVQAITDVPLCIDSSVPGALEAGLKACNGRPLLNSVTGEEDRLEMVLPLVKKYNVPVVAISNDDTGISTDPDVRFAVAKKIVERAADFGIPAHDIVVDPLVMPIGAMATAGHQVFALVRRLRDELGVNTTCGASNISFGLPNRHGINAAFLPMAMGAGMTSAIMNPIRSQEMEAIRAANLLMNHDSNGGEWIRLAKVLEAMKEGATFAEASAAASAAASGRRGGRRGRG; this comes from the coding sequence TTGACCCGCACCGTCCTCGAATCCGCGACCAAGACCGTCATCATCGGCTTTGACGAGCCCTTCTGCGTGATCGGCGAGCGCATCAACCCCACGGGCCGCAAGAAACTGGCCGCCGAGCTGGAGCTTGACGATTTCTCGACCGTCGAGCGGGACGCGCTTGAACAGGTGATCTGCGGGGCGACGGTGCTCGACATCAACTCGGGCGCGGTGTTCACCAACAAGATGGCCAGCGACCCGCGCTATGCCGACAACAACTTTGTCGAGCCGCCGCTGATGAAGCTGCTGATCGAGCGCGTGCAGGCGATCACCGACGTGCCCTTGTGCATCGACAGCTCGGTCCCCGGCGCGCTGGAAGCCGGGCTGAAAGCCTGCAACGGTCGCCCGCTCTTGAACTCGGTCACGGGTGAAGAGGACCGGCTGGAAATGGTCCTGCCGCTGGTCAAGAAATACAACGTGCCGGTTGTGGCGATCTCGAACGATGACACCGGGATCTCCACCGATCCCGATGTGCGCTTTGCCGTCGCCAAGAAGATCGTCGAACGCGCCGCCGATTTCGGCATCCCCGCGCATGACATCGTCGTCGATCCGCTGGTGATGCCGATCGGCGCCATGGCGACCGCCGGGCATCAGGTCTTCGCGCTGGTGCGCCGTCTGCGCGATGAGCTGGGCGTGAACACCACCTGCGGGGCGTCGAACATCTCGTTCGGCCTGCCCAACCGCCACGGGATCAACGCGGCCTTCCTGCCGATGGCGATGGGCGCGGGCATGACCTCGGCCATCATGAACCCGATCCGCAGTCAGGAAATGGAGGCGATCCGCGCCGCCAACCTGCTGATGAACCACGATTCCAACGGCGGTGAATGGATCCGTCTGGCCAAAGTGCTGGAAGCGATGAAAGAGGGCGCGACCTTCGCCGAAGCCTCGGCTGCCGCCTCGGCCGCCGCCTCGGGCCGGCGCGGCGGGCGTCGCGGTCGCGGCTGA
- a CDS encoding outer membrane protein, giving the protein MTRFISSSIAVPALLAVFSAGAALASGPTEPVYQPPMTVAAPIATYDWGGAYVGVTIASPTGDNVWSERSIGATAEPGDWSGHPWGVTFGYDMQSGPMVYGAAFDYSGSTLTANGATSGTFGCSASNVCSTEVSDVYNLRGRIGRAFDRTLVYGTLGFASGAATGTATVATGSDRLNGWVAGLGVEHALTTSFSVNLEYLHTDLGRLELPGGGCSVDCFTDVAYGQVRLGANFRF; this is encoded by the coding sequence ATGACGCGTTTCATTTCATCCAGCATCGCCGTCCCGGCCCTTCTGGCGGTTTTTTCCGCCGGAGCGGCGCTTGCATCGGGGCCAACAGAACCCGTCTACCAACCGCCGATGACGGTTGCAGCGCCCATTGCGACCTATGATTGGGGCGGCGCGTATGTCGGCGTAACAATCGCCAGCCCGACGGGGGACAACGTCTGGTCCGAGCGCAGTATCGGGGCCACCGCTGAACCGGGTGACTGGAGCGGCCATCCCTGGGGCGTGACCTTTGGCTACGATATGCAGAGCGGCCCGATGGTGTACGGCGCTGCGTTTGACTATTCCGGCTCGACCTTGACGGCGAATGGCGCGACCAGCGGCACTTTTGGCTGCAGCGCGAGCAACGTCTGTTCGACCGAGGTCAGCGACGTCTACAACCTGCGGGGCCGCATTGGCCGGGCCTTTGACCGGACCTTGGTCTACGGGACCCTTGGCTTTGCCAGCGGCGCGGCAACCGGCACCGCAACGGTTGCAACCGGCAGTGATCGCCTGAACGGTTGGGTGGCGGGCCTGGGCGTCGAACATGCCCTGACGACTTCGTTCTCTGTCAACCTCGAGTATCTTCACACCGATCTCGGCCGTCTGGAGCTGCCGGGCGGTGGCTGCAGCGTCGACTGCTTTACCGACGTGGCCTACGGGCAAGTCCGACTGGGTGCGAACTTCCGCTTCTAA
- a CDS encoding HAD family hydrolase produces the protein MRRAALLFDLDGTMLHTDPIHIAVFADLMAARGLAVDEAFYMAHVHGRLNVDIFAEFLPGEADPQALSDAKEAEFRRRLPRPFPAMPGLGAVLDHAERAGYGLAVVTNANRLNAEAMLAAIGQRARFEVLVIGEECARGKPHPDPYAQAITLLGVAPADCLAFEDSPSGIRAAHAAGARVIGLRSTLSDAALRAAGAHHTISDFTDPTLAPLLASLEGVTP, from the coding sequence ATGCGGCGCGCGGCTTTGCTCTTCGATCTGGACGGGACGATGCTGCACACCGATCCGATCCATATCGCGGTCTTTGCCGATCTGATGGCTGCGCGCGGGCTGGCGGTGGACGAGGCGTTCTACATGGCGCATGTCCACGGCCGCCTGAATGTCGATATCTTCGCCGAGTTCCTGCCCGGTGAGGCCGATCCGCAGGCGTTGTCCGACGCCAAGGAAGCCGAGTTCCGCCGCCGCCTGCCCCGCCCGTTTCCCGCCATGCCGGGACTGGGTGCGGTGCTGGATCACGCCGAGCGCGCCGGATACGGGCTGGCCGTGGTCACCAACGCCAACCGGCTCAATGCCGAGGCGATGCTGGCCGCGATTGGCCAGCGGGCGCGGTTCGAGGTGCTGGTCATCGGCGAGGAATGCGCGCGCGGCAAGCCGCATCCTGACCCCTATGCGCAGGCGATAACCCTTTTGGGCGTCGCCCCCGCCGATTGCCTCGCGTTCGAGGACAGCCCCTCGGGCATCCGCGCCGCCCATGCTGCCGGGGCGCGGGTGATCGGCCTGCGCTCGACCCTGTCCGACGCCGCATTGCGGGCGGCGGGTGCTCACCACACGATTTCCGATTTCACCGATCCCACGCTGGCCCCGCTGCTGGCGAGCCTTGAAGGAGTTACCCCTTGA
- a CDS encoding outer membrane protein, with protein MKTFVIAALTSAIGTAALASGPVAPVYEPPVTIAPVASYDWSGAYAGLGVTYGRGDMSTGVATPNFPDVQGAGLSGIAGYNWQNGNMVYGAEVALDVSNRDGTNDCGVGGTLTCTSASDHQASIRGRLGYAMDRSLVFMTAGYGTDSRSVVVDNAGVTVAGDGARFGGAMLGLGYEHALSNDWTVRGDYEHYFYGDETFGATTVDGDLDLVRFSLVRRF; from the coding sequence ATGAAAACCTTTGTCATCGCAGCCCTCACCTCTGCCATCGGCACCGCTGCACTGGCGTCGGGCCCCGTTGCTCCCGTCTATGAACCCCCCGTCACCATCGCACCGGTTGCGTCGTATGACTGGTCCGGCGCGTATGCCGGTCTTGGCGTCACCTACGGTCGGGGCGATATGTCCACCGGCGTTGCAACGCCCAACTTCCCCGACGTGCAGGGCGCGGGCCTGAGCGGGATCGCCGGCTACAACTGGCAGAACGGCAACATGGTCTATGGTGCGGAAGTCGCGCTTGACGTGTCGAACCGCGATGGCACCAACGATTGTGGTGTCGGCGGTACGCTGACCTGTACCAGCGCCTCGGACCATCAGGCCTCGATCCGTGGTCGTCTGGGCTATGCCATGGACCGCTCGCTGGTCTTCATGACCGCCGGTTACGGCACGGATTCGCGCAGCGTTGTTGTCGATAACGCCGGCGTCACCGTTGCAGGCGACGGCGCGCGCTTTGGCGGTGCCATGCTGGGTCTGGGCTATGAGCACGCCCTGTCGAACGACTGGACCGTTCGCGGCGACTACGAGCACTACTTCTATGGCGATGAAACCTTCGGCGCGACCACGGTCGACGGCGATCTGGATCTGGTGCGCTTCTCGCTGGTGCGCCGCTTCTGA
- a CDS encoding universal stress protein — protein sequence MYTNIIVAVDLSHGEAGKALIAKAEQLLDDGGVIRLLHVLEDVPTYIAAELPRDLNDRRQAEAKVELALLSDGKSSAIQTEIRTGAAASQILQCADDTGADLIMIASHRPGLSDYFIGSTAARVVRHAQCSVLISR from the coding sequence ATGTACACCAACATCATCGTCGCCGTCGACCTGAGCCATGGCGAGGCAGGCAAGGCCCTGATCGCAAAGGCCGAACAGCTGCTGGACGACGGCGGCGTGATCCGCCTGCTGCACGTTCTCGAGGATGTGCCGACCTATATCGCCGCCGAACTGCCGCGCGACCTGAACGACCGCCGTCAGGCCGAGGCCAAGGTCGAGCTGGCGCTGCTCTCTGACGGCAAATCAAGCGCGATCCAGACCGAGATCCGCACCGGCGCGGCAGCCAGCCAGATCCTGCAATGCGCCGATGACACCGGGGCCGATCTGATCATGATCGCCTCGCACCGTCCGGGCTTGAGCGACTATTTCATCGGCTCGACCGCCGCCCGTGTCGTTCGGCACGCGCAATGCTCGGTCCTGATCTCGCGCTGA
- a CDS encoding virulence factor — MQPVTIVFWRDIPAQVIVGKGRRAAKVQLPERFEQAIDRCAMKVGARDADSYMADWRKADPYDVAGEQEQVARAEAAKLEQDYDAEAIKALIANDGWAARG; from the coding sequence ATGCAGCCGGTCACCATCGTCTTCTGGCGCGATATTCCCGCACAGGTCATCGTCGGCAAAGGCCGCCGTGCAGCCAAGGTGCAGCTGCCCGAACGCTTCGAGCAGGCCATCGACCGCTGCGCGATGAAAGTGGGCGCACGCGACGCCGACAGCTACATGGCCGATTGGCGCAAAGCCGACCCCTATGATGTCGCTGGCGAACAGGAACAGGTCGCCCGCGCCGAGGCTGCCAAGCTGGAACAGGACTACGACGCAGAGGCAATCAAGGCGCTGATCGCCAATGACGGGTGGGCGGCGCGTGGCTAA
- a CDS encoding trimethylamine methyltransferase family protein, translating into MTDDVCAPAKARRSGGRGARVALRAAPLEEMLRPVRAGMSGGQYNPLSAASVQRIHEAALQALEVIGLANAPQSGIEIMTRAGAILGGDGRLRYPRALVEDMLAKAARGITLHGRDPRHDLHLEGTRVHYGTAGAAVHVVDLETNTYRDSTAQDLHDAARLVHHLDNVHFFQRICVCRDVIDNFDMDINTLYGALAGTTKHVGTSFSDPAHVAGCFELLHMVAGSEAAWRARPFVSNSNCFVVPPMKFAEESCITMEACIRAGMPVLLLSAGQAGATSPAPIAATIVQAVAECLAGVVYVNAMAPGHPAVFGTWPFVSDLRTGAMSGGSAEQALLTAGCAQMHRFYGLPGGAASGISDSKLPDMQAGWEQGITNTLAGLAGLNLCYEAVGMHASLLGFSFESITLGDDLLGQALRCVRGIDVTDDSVSLEVMKEVCLGGPGHYLGTDQTLKLMQTEYIYPAVANRMSPKEWGEAGRPMLLDAAKKRTADILARAPSQIDPATDQAVRSRFNIHFT; encoded by the coding sequence ATGACGGATGATGTGTGCGCGCCCGCAAAGGCACGGCGGAGCGGGGGGCGCGGGGCGCGGGTTGCGCTGCGCGCGGCTCCTCTGGAAGAGATGCTGCGTCCGGTACGGGCGGGGATGTCGGGCGGGCAGTACAACCCGCTGAGCGCGGCTTCGGTTCAGCGCATCCATGAGGCGGCGCTGCAGGCGCTGGAAGTCATCGGGCTGGCCAATGCACCGCAGTCGGGCATCGAGATCATGACGCGGGCCGGGGCCATTCTGGGCGGTGACGGGCGGCTGCGCTATCCGCGCGCGCTGGTCGAGGACATGCTGGCCAAGGCGGCGCGCGGCATCACCCTGCATGGCCGCGACCCGCGCCACGATCTGCATCTTGAGGGCACGCGGGTGCATTACGGCACGGCGGGCGCGGCGGTGCATGTGGTCGATCTGGAGACCAACACCTACCGCGACTCGACCGCGCAGGATCTGCATGACGCGGCGCGGCTGGTGCACCATCTGGACAATGTGCATTTCTTCCAGCGGATCTGCGTGTGTCGCGATGTGATCGACAATTTCGACATGGATATCAACACGCTCTACGGTGCCTTGGCGGGGACGACCAAGCATGTCGGCACCTCGTTCAGCGATCCGGCGCATGTGGCGGGGTGTTTTGAGCTGCTGCACATGGTGGCAGGCAGCGAGGCGGCCTGGCGCGCGCGGCCCTTCGTGAGCAATTCCAACTGCTTCGTTGTCCCGCCGATGAAATTCGCCGAGGAAAGCTGCATCACCATGGAGGCCTGTATCCGCGCGGGCATGCCGGTGCTGCTGCTGTCTGCCGGGCAGGCCGGCGCGACCAGCCCCGCACCGATTGCCGCCACCATCGTGCAGGCAGTGGCCGAATGTCTGGCGGGGGTGGTCTATGTCAACGCCATGGCGCCAGGCCATCCGGCGGTGTTTGGCACCTGGCCCTTCGTCAGCGATCTGCGCACGGGGGCGATGTCGGGCGGCAGTGCCGAGCAGGCGCTGCTGACGGCGGGTTGCGCGCAGATGCACCGCTTCTACGGTCTGCCGGGCGGGGCGGCGAGCGGCATTTCCGACAGCAAGCTGCCTGACATGCAGGCGGGATGGGAGCAGGGCATCACCAATACGCTGGCCGGGCTGGCCGGGCTGAACCTGTGCTATGAGGCGGTGGGCATGCATGCCTCATTGCTGGGGTTCAGCTTTGAGTCGATCACGTTGGGGGATGATCTGCTGGGGCAGGCGCTCAGATGCGTGCGCGGCATTGATGTGACCGACGATTCGGTCTCGCTGGAGGTGATGAAAGAGGTCTGTCTGGGCGGGCCGGGGCATTATCTGGGCACCGATCAGACCCTGAAACTGATGCAGACCGAATACATCTATCCGGCAGTTGCCAACCGGATGAGCCCCAAGGAATGGGGCGAGGCGGGGCGGCCGATGCTGCTGGACGCGGCCAAGAAGCGCACGGCGGATATTCTGGCGCGGGCGCCCAGCCAGATTGACCCGGCCACGGACCAAGCGGTGCGCAGCCGGTTCAACATTCACTTCACCTGA
- a CDS encoding methylenetetrahydrofolate reductase, whose protein sequence is MALFPFGRKAAPARTGSAALTAFLNGYSIEVMPRTAEKIPDFRTLLPAGTRVYIAHIEGTPIEEMAATAKRLRAEGYEPMPHFPARIIADKAMLADWVARYKGEADVKQGLILAGNPQKQLGDFNSSMQLLESGCFDGFERLHVAGHPEGNKDIDPDGSDRMVMEAARWKTAFAQRTDAKMAMATQFCFDAGPVIDWVNNLQKAGVDLPVHIGIAGPAKLQTLIKFAIACGVGPSLKVLQKRAMDVSKLLLPYEPDELLIQLAEHKAANPGFGIESVHFFPLGGIKTNAEWTHRHGQTPVSAAA, encoded by the coding sequence ATGGCTCTGTTCCCCTTTGGCCGCAAGGCCGCCCCTGCCCGGACCGGCTCTGCCGCGCTAACCGCTTTTCTGAACGGCTACTCGATCGAGGTGATGCCGCGCACCGCCGAAAAGATCCCCGATTTCCGCACGCTGCTGCCCGCCGGCACCCGCGTCTACATCGCCCATATCGAGGGCACGCCAATCGAGGAAATGGCCGCGACCGCCAAGCGCCTGCGCGCTGAGGGGTACGAGCCGATGCCGCATTTCCCCGCGCGCATCATCGCCGACAAGGCGATGCTGGCCGACTGGGTGGCGCGCTACAAGGGCGAGGCGGACGTCAAGCAGGGCCTGATTCTGGCCGGCAACCCGCAAAAGCAGCTGGGCGATTTCAACTCGTCCATGCAATTGCTTGAATCGGGCTGCTTTGACGGGTTCGAGCGGTTGCATGTCGCGGGCCACCCCGAGGGCAACAAGGACATCGACCCCGACGGATCCGACCGCATGGTGATGGAAGCCGCGCGCTGGAAAACCGCCTTTGCCCAACGTACCGATGCGAAAATGGCCATGGCCACGCAATTCTGCTTTGACGCGGGCCCGGTGATCGACTGGGTCAACAACCTGCAAAAAGCGGGCGTCGATCTGCCGGTGCATATCGGCATCGCGGGTCCGGCCAAGCTGCAGACGCTGATCAAATTCGCCATAGCCTGCGGCGTCGGCCCGTCGCTGAAGGTCTTGCAGAAACGCGCGATGGACGTGTCCAAGCTGCTGCTGCCCTATGAGCCGGACGAGCTGCTGATCCAGCTGGCCGAGCACAAGGCCGCCAACCCCGGTTTCGGCATTGAATCGGTGCATTTCTTCCCGCTCGGCGGCATCAAGACCAACGCCGAATGGACCCATCGTCACGGCCAGACCCCCGTCAGCGCGGCGGCCTGA
- a CDS encoding Pr6Pr family membrane protein: protein MTPPLARAAAALIALIAFASIYGQLLIMGAQPELGSVLARLWVLVRFFTILTNGVTGIAFALIALGRRPGDGWLAGIVLSIAMVGGIYHTLLVPDTPLTGPDFWTDLGYHTLVPLGAVLWWLIWGGKALSLRMLPVWLIWPVAYCLYALVRGQSDGIYPYFFLDLGQYGVAQVALNIVGLCVAFALGGLVLLGIARLMRGLDPDQRRPSPPAL, encoded by the coding sequence ATGACACCGCCCCTCGCCCGCGCCGCCGCCGCGTTGATTGCGCTGATCGCTTTCGCCTCGATCTACGGGCAGCTTCTGATCATGGGCGCGCAGCCCGAACTGGGCAGCGTGCTGGCCCGCCTGTGGGTGCTGGTGCGGTTCTTTACCATTCTGACCAACGGGGTGACCGGTATCGCCTTCGCGCTGATCGCGCTGGGGCGGCGTCCCGGTGACGGTTGGCTGGCGGGAATCGTTTTGTCCATCGCCATGGTCGGCGGCATCTATCACACGCTGCTGGTCCCCGACACGCCTCTGACCGGACCCGATTTCTGGACCGATCTGGGCTATCACACGCTGGTGCCCTTGGGTGCCGTCCTGTGGTGGCTGATCTGGGGCGGCAAGGCGCTGAGCCTGCGGATGCTGCCCGTCTGGCTGATCTGGCCGGTGGCCTATTGCCTCTATGCTTTGGTGCGCGGACAGAGCGACGGGATCTATCCGTATTTCTTTCTCGACCTCGGGCAGTATGGCGTGGCGCAGGTCGCGCTGAACATCGTCGGGCTCTGCGTGGCCTTTGCGCTTGGCGGGCTGGTCCTGCTGGGCATCGCCCGGCTGATGCGCGGCCTTGACCCAGATCAACGCAGGCCGTCACCGCCCGCGCTATAA